The Nitrosococcus watsonii C-113 genome includes the window TGCTCCTCCTACGGTGTATCGAGCCCTGGATTTTCTGCTCCAGACAGGTTTGATTCACCGGGTGGAAACCCTCAATGCTTATGTAGGCTGCGGCGATCCGGATCGGCTTCACATTGGACAATTTTTGTTATGTCGACGGTGCGGTACCGTAGCTGAATTGGATGCGCCTGAGATTACCGGGATTATTACTAGGGAAGCGAAATATTTAGGTTTTCAAGTGGATCGTCAGACTGTAGAAATTAGGGGATTATGCCCTCAGTGTAGTGGGGATTAGAAGCCCGGCAGGGCGAGAGGGTGATGAAATTCGGTAACGGGATCGCTCGGTCTTATCTTGCGAGTTTACTGGCAGCCTGGATAGGATGCTGGAGTCCTTATGCTTATACTGCGGACCCTCTTCCTGTCTTTGTTAGTATTTTGCCGCAAAAGTATTTTGTAGAGCGAATTGGTGGTCAGCGGGTACAGGTTTCGGTAATGGTGAGGCAAGGCCAGAGCCCTGAGACTTACGAACCTACTCCCCGGCAGATGGCAAAACTAGCTCAAGCTAAGCTTTATTTTCGTATTGGCATCCCCTTTGAGAATATCTGGCTGGAGCGAATGATTGCTGCTAATCCAAAGATGGAGGTAGTGGATTGCCGACAGGGCATCTCCTTATTGCCGGTGATGCAGAACCATTCCATCTTGGAGGCAGGAGATCATCATGGAATGGCTGATCCCCATATTTGGACGAGTCCCCCTTTAGTAAAAATTATGGCGGCCCATATTCGAAATGCGCTGATTGCCGTAAAGCCAGTGTTTAGTAGCCAATTTGAGAAAAACTATCAGGCATTTATTCAGGATCTTAACCAGCTTGATCAATATATCCGTCAAACCCTGGCTGGGATTACTCATCGCCACTTTATGGTCTTCCATCCGGCTTGGAGTTATTTTGCCCGTACGTATGGGTTGGAAGAAATTCCTATCGAACAGGCAGGCAAGGAACCTGGCGCCAAATCTTTAGCTGCGCTGATTGAGCGGGGTCGCCAGGAAGGGTTTCGAGCTATTTTTGTACAGAAGCAGTCTAGTCGAAGCAATGCGGAGCTGGTTGCCCGCGCTATTGGCGCCAAGGTTATCGTGCTCGATCCCTTAGCAGAAGATTATGGGCGCAATCTGCGTCATGTGGCCAGTGTGTTGGCAAAGGTACTCCGGTGATGAAACAGGAGTTAGCCATTTCGATTAAAGATGTTTGCTTTTCTTATTCTGGTCCTAGAGTACTGGAACATATTAATCTTGAGGTGTATCGGGGCGAATTCTTAGGACTGGTAGGCCCTAATGGAGGGGGGAAGAGTACCCTACTTAAGATAATTCTAGGATTATTGAGGCCCCTATCCGGCCAAGTCTCCGTGTTAGGTTTGTCGCCTAAGCGAGGACGGGCAGCAATAGGTTATGTACCCCAACATACCGTTTTTCCTGAAGATTTTCCGATTTCAGTAGAAGCGGCTGTCCTTCAGGGACGGTTAGGTAAAACCCGGCTTATTGGTGGCTATACGCGGGAGGATCGAGCCTTTGCCCGACGTGCCATGGAGCAGGTGGAAATTTTGGAGCTTAGCGCCTGTCCTTTAGCCGCTCTTTCTGGGGGGCAGTGCCAGCGGGTACTGATTGCGCGGGCTTTGGCTATGGAACCTGAAATTTTGATCCTGGATGAGCCGACTGCCCATGTAGATCTGCGCTTAGAAGAGAATTTTTTTCACTTGCTTAGACAGCTTAACCAACAGATGACCATTATTGTTGTTTCCCATGATGTTGGTTTTATTTCCCATTATGTCAACCGGGTTGCTTGTCTCAACCAGACCTTGATTTGCCATGAAACGGCGGCTGTCAGCGGAGAAATCATTAAGCAGCTCTATGGTGCTAGTGTGCGTATGATTGACCATACTCATTAATCTCTATGGATTTTTGGGAGGCATTTGGCCATGTCGCTTTTCTGCAAAATGCCCTAATCGCTGGAATTCTAGCGGGTTTGGGGTGTGGTGTCGTTGGCAGCTTTGTAGTGGTTAAGCGGATTGGCTTCCTGGCGGGAGGTATCGCTCATACGGTTTTGGGAGGTATGGGGGTAGCCTATTATCTAGGTAAAAGCCCTTTGTCAGGGGCTTTAGTTGCCGCTTTGCTAGCAGCCTTGCTTATTGGCTGGGTAAGCCTGCGATGGCGGGAACGGGAAGATACTTTAATTAGCGCATTTTGGTCCATGGGGATGGCGGTAGGGATGATTTTTATCTCCCGCACGCCGGGTTATAATGTTGATCTGATGGGCTATCTATTTGGCAATATCCTGATGGTATCGCAGGCGCAACTTTACCTGATGGCTGCCGTGGATGGAGTGATTATTCTTACTGTGGTGTTGTTCTATAAGCAGTTTCTTGCCCTTAGCTTTGATGAGGAATTTGCCCGCCTCAGGGGCGTTCCGGTCACTTTTTTCTACTTGCTGCTGCTTTGCATGGTAGCGCTCACGGTAGTTCTTTTAATTCAAGTGGTCGGTTTAATTCTGGTGATTGCTTTGTTAATGCTGCCTGCGGCCATTGCTGGTCAATATATGGGGTCTTTGGTCGGTATGATGTTGCTAGCATCTTTCTTAGGGATGTTGTTTGCTAGCACCGGTTTGGCCATTGCTTATGAGCCGGATTTACCAGCGGGCTCCACGATTGTGTTGGTGACAGGAGGCGCTTATTTATTCTCTACGGTAGGCACGGGACTGCGGCCACGCTGGCGAGCACAGCGCTAAATTTGGGTGTGGTGAGAGTGATTTTAGAAACATTTATCTTTCAATTGAAGGGTTTTGTGATGCTCTATTCATCCTTAGAATCGCGGTGTCGTCTTTAGCTTATCTCCCGGAGATAGTGTAGGGCGGGAAAGCGAACGCGCATCCCGCCTTTTAGGGGTTGTTTAATATAGCCCCTTAGGCCATCTTGTTGTGAGCTTCCCCAGAGTGGATAAGCGTGGCGCATTCACTACTCCCGGGATGAAGATGACTTTGATAGGTATGTGGATTACATCCATTAAAACTTGCTTAAGCAACGGTGGTTACTTTATTTATTTTAATGGAAGGGCCAGAAATGTTTTGTTGGTTGCTTTTGACCAGTGCCTGATGCCATCGTATCCGGTGAAGTGCTGATCATATTAACCGTTGATCCACTGATGGTGTAAGCGAGTGACCTTTCCGAATCAGTATAAAGCACCGTGCCTTCAGCTACTAGATTAGCGTTAGAGGTTTTGATGATTGTCCCAGTCGCTAAGAAGTTTATGGTGCCGGTGCATGTATTAGTGGAGTCTCGTATGACTACACCGCTAGATTGTATTTCACGAAGAAGAAGCCATAATGGTTGTCCGCTATCACCAAAATTTGAGAATATAGAGATTTAACTTGCCTCCCCCAGTGTGAAATTCCCATCATTATCAACCGCGAAGAATCCCGTTTCTGTTAAAGGAACGGGGCCACTACTGGTATAGCTTGTTCCATTGTACAGATAACCATATGATCCAAGCAGGCGACATGATCTATTCGGATCGGCAAAAGCCGCGCAAGAGTAGAAAAAGATTACTGTTATAATCAAATTTACTGCTTTTGCTCTATTAATATCCATGGATTCCCTCTTGACATGATGGGTTATCGTTTTTTCGCATAATATCAGCGTTATTTCCCATTATGCTAGCCGGCTTGCTTGACTTAACCAAGCTTTAAGGTGCCATGAGATGATGATCATTAGCGAAGCAATCATCTAGTAGATCCATGGTGAGAATGCACCTATGACTAGATCATACCCGCTAATTTCTATGAATTTTTGGGAGGCACTTTAGCTAGCGTATTTTTTGCAAAATCTCCTGATAGCGGGAATTTTAGCAAGTTTGGGGTACGGCGTTGTCGGATTTAATGCTAGGTCGCGGTATTTTCTTAAAAAATCATTTTCCTATTGAATTGAGTGTGGCCAATAAAGAACCCATCAAGCCGCAAATCGTTGCTACGAAAACGGTCGCCAGGACGAGGTTGTTCCGGATAGAGACCGTCGATTTGTGTTTTGCCAACGGTGTTGAAACTCGCTATGAGCGCCTTAGAAGCGGAAGGCATGGTGCGGTTTTAATTGTGCCCTTGCTAGACCGGGAGACCGTGTTGCTTATTCGGGAATATGCGGTCGGTACCGAGCGCTATGAGCTGGCCTTGCCTAAGGGACGGGTTGAGACGGGAGAAACGCTATTCGCAGCGGCTAATCGGGAATTAATGGAAGAAGTGGGATATGGGGCTAGTCGCCTTACTTATCTCACTTCCTTGACGGTAGCGCCCGGTTATATAGAACATACCACTCATATAATCGTGGCGGAAAAACTTTATGAAGAACGCCGCCCAGGGGATGAACCCGAGGAGATCGGGGTGATGCCATGGCGTTTGGCGGAATTACCGGCGTTACTAGCTCGGGAGGATTGTACCGAAGCCCGCAGCATTGCCGCTTTGTTTATGGTAAAAGAAAAATTGAGCTTATGAGTGAAATATCGATGCTTTTAGAAGAAAGCGATCCAACCCCACTGCTTGATTCTATCCTAGCGATTGCAGTAGAAGCAGGGGAGAAGATTTTAGCTATTTATAATACTAACTTTACGGTAGCCCATAAGGAAGACCACTCGCCCTTAACAGAAGCGGATCTTCTCTCTCATAAGACTATTGTTCAGGGACTAAAAAAATTAACGCCGGGGGTACCGATACTGTCGGAAGAGTCCGGAGAAATATCTTTTCTGGAGCGTCGGGATTGGCGCCGTTACTGGCTAGTTGATCCCTTGGACGGAACCCGGGAATTTGTCAAGCGTAATGGGGAATTTACGGTTAACATCGCATTGATTGAGGATCATCGATCTATTTTGGGGGTGGTTTATGCGCCCGTGATGAACGCATTATATTACGCTTCCAAGGGCCAAGGCGCTTATCAAAAAGGAATGGATGGGGGCGTTACCAGACTCAAGGTACGCCCTTGGAAAGGGGAAACTGCTTTGGTAGCCGGGAGTCGTTCCCATGCAGGCGAATATCTTAAAACTTTTCTGGATAAGGTGGGGAACTATGAATTAGTTTCCATGGGGAGTTCCTTAAAATTTTGCTTGGTTGCCGAGGGGAAGGCCGATATTTATCCCCGCTTTGGGCTGACTTCGGAATGGGATACGGCAGCAGCCCAGTGCGTGGTGGAAGAAGCCGGCGGGATTCTTGTCGACTTAAATAAAATGCCCCTTCGCTATAATGCAAAGGAATCTTTGCTCAATCCCTCTTTTCTGGTGATTGCCGATTCTGCGGGTCAGTGGGAGCGGTTTATTCCAGAAGCGGCAAAATTGTAGTGGAGAGTAGTAAATTGATAAGCACGGAATCGGAGAAAGCATGATTTTAGAAGCGCTAACGAATCCGCATGCGAGAATTTCTCGCGTTGGGCGTTGCTCTTACCAGTCGATTTGTGCGCGGAATTCTAGGATACTTGGATTAAGCCCGTTAAATTTAGCGATTGCTGGATTCGCTGCGCGGGTATTTATATCGACTACATATCCATAGTTAGCCATGAAACGAACGTGGGGATTTACATACCAATTCAATGCTATAGTAGCGGTTTGGATATTTCCGCCATTGACATTATCGGTATTCATGTCTAGTTGATCCCAACGCACTGCTACCTCCCAGGCGCCCCAACCATTACCGAGATCGAAATTACGTTTTGGTTTTAGTCGGCCGAACGCCCCCCGTTTATTCTCATAAACCCGCGATTCTCCGGTCAGAAAATAGCTAATAAAGGCATAATAGCCATCTAGCACATCATCTCCCGAATAGCCAATGCCAGACAAATTAACACGAGTATATTCGCTTTGGAACGAGAAGGGTCCATACACGCCCGCTAATTCAGCGCCGAACCGGCCGACCCTATCAAGTCTTTTATGATCGGGTCCTAATTTAGTAGTTAAAGGGCCCGTTGTTACCCAGGGCGTACGATCAACGTTAGTATATGGTTGCGAGGCAAAGATCAGAGGACTGTTTTTTAGCTCACCGGCGGCTGAGTCGAATGTATTGTTGACCCATGTATAAGCGCCTGATGCGCCTAGATGAAGTATCTGGGTTGGGCCGTTGTAGATAGGGAGAAAGGTGGTGCGACCAACTGCCTCATAACTCGTATCGCTAATGGAAGTATTACGCCCACTATTTTCGGTTTGGAAGGCAGTACGCACGGTCCATCTAGTGCCGTAGGATTCCGCGCTAATGCCCAGTTTATAGGGGTTGGGAAATTCCACAAACGCATTGTTGAGCAGGGGACGTTCAATGAATGTTATAAAGCGGTTGCTAGTAACGCTTGCCAAGCTAAATGGTTCTTTGAATTGTCCCATTGTAATACTGAAAGGCTTGAAATGGGCGTATTGGAGCCAGGCGTCGGTGATCCCGGTGGCGGTAGGTCTGTTGCCCGCACGAGTAAAATCATATTCAAATTTATAGTTGAAATCTTTATACAAGGTACCGCCTACATGAATACGGGCACGGCGAATACTCGTCCCATTATAAAGGTGTGTATTAAGTGGGCCACTCTCATCGTTAAAGTTAGCCTGTGCATCTACCTGCAACCGGCCACCGATTTCCGCCTTAAAGTTGCCGTTGCGAGATTCTATTTCTAAACCATTTTCACCTAGTGTGATACTAGCACTTTCTTTCTTACTGTTTTTTTCCTTAGAGTTGGTAGTTGTTACAGTTGCTTGCTTAGTTTTTCTTTCTCCTTGCTCTCGTTTGGAGACTTTTTTCTCCTTATCGTCCTTGGCAGCATGCCGTAGTGCCTCAAATTCATTTTGACTAATGGTGCCTCGGTCTCGGAGAACCTTAAGCAGCTCCAGTAGCGCCTCGGTGCCTGCATCGGAGGGGGAAGCCAACATGCTGGCACAGCCTAAAACCGCCCCATGAACAAGCGGCTGCTTAATTTTACATTTCACCCTCGTATCCCCTTTATATAAAGTTGCTGGAATAGTTATTTGCAACTTGATTTCTGCTTCTTCCTAGAAAGGGAAGACTCTACTGGGGCCTTATGACGAAAGTGTGAAAGTAAATTTACAAAACCGTTACAGGGAGGGAAGAGCTTGGCTTAATCACAAGAATTGGCTGCTTAAGAGAGAAAACCCATTTATTCTGCGGCAACTATTAGGCCAACTAGAATATCCTGGAAGCGCCGGGTGGACGTCGTGGGTTAGAGGCTATGCAGTACAAGTTAAGGACAATGTTTAACCTTCGTATTAAGTTTTCTTTCTAACCCCGTAAATATTGTTTTCCCTGATGTAGAATAGCGCGGAGGATTTAGAATGCGATTTGGCCTCGTAAAGTATAAATGTCGAGTCCTCCCTCTATGCCTTCCAGTCTAGTCGCTTTGTCGATGAAATCAGTGCCAGCATGAATATAGTTGGCGCGGAATAAAATGCTAGGGGTCGCGTACCAGTTGAGTCCCACCGTGAAGTTATTTTCTACTCCGCCTAAGATCCCGTTATCGGTGAGGTCAAGGGTGCTATAGCGGAAAGCGAGTTCCCAGGCTCCCCAGCCGCCTTTGCCGACAATTCCGCTAGGATGAATCCGATTGTAGCGGCCTTTTGTAGGGTCGTAACTGCGGGACTCTCCGGTGAGAAAATACCCGGCTTGAGCATACCAGCCGTTAAAATCAGGGTCGGGCAGGCCCTTTTTGCGGCCTACCTTGACATGGAGATATTCGCCCTGGGCGTGGAAGGGACCCCAAACGCCAGAAAGCTCCCCCCCCAACAATAAGATGTCCTCGGTTCCTGAAATCACACCGGTACTAATAAGGGGGGGTACTAGGTGAGCTTCAGGATGGGCCGTGAAAACTAATTCTGGCTCCTGTACGTAATTGCGATAATAGGCTGAAGCCCCAAAATGTAGCACCTGGGTCGCCTCAGCGATAGGGGCAAAAGTGACTCGCCCCATGGGTGCCCAGCTTTCTCTAAACCGACTCATACGCCCGACGCTTTCACTAAATATACCGGCATTTGCTGTCCAGTAGCGTCCATAGGTGCTTGCCCTGAAACCCAGACCGCGGCGCCCGATAACCTCATTTTGGATGAAACTGTTAAGCAGTGCCCGCTCCTGAAAGACCTGCCAGTTATTGCTGGTCCATGACTGAAGGGTAAAGGGTAATTTTTGCTGGCCCAGGATAAAGCTAACTGGTTTGAATCCTGTGTATTCAATATAAGCGTTTTTTATCGCCGTCGTATAGTTTCCCGCAAAGTCCGCTTGCAATCGATAGCCCCAAATTTTCCACATGCTGCCTTGGACGTTGATGCGGGCACGGCGGATTTCTGTACCGCTTCTTCGCGGCGTTCTACCTTCGCCAGCAAAATTGGCATCCATTTGAAGTCGACCGCCTATACCGAATTTAAAGTCACCGTCGGCGGTTTCTACTGTCAACCCTTTGTAATTGGTTTTAACTTTTATGGAATCTTGTTCTAGGGAGTTAGGGTGGACTTTCGCTACTTCCTCTGTGGGCTTCTTCTTTTGCTCGGCAACTTCGGGGTTTCCATTATGGGGTTGCCTCGGTTCAGAAGCTTCCTCCTCCTCAGCTTTGGCGGCATTGCGGAGCATTTCAAATTCATCTTGGCTGAGGGTGCCCCGATCTCGTAATATCTTGAGTAGCTCAAGCATCGCCTTAGTACCCCCATGGGCTGGGGCAATGAATAAATTGATACAACAGATCAGAATAACGCCATAAAGAAGGCAATCTTTGGTTTGAAATTTCAAAATTCCATTCTCTCGTTCAAAAATAACTAGCGCTATCGGCTAATAATCAAAAGGCGAAACCGTAACGGGAGTTTATGATGTTAATATGAAGTTAAACTTAATGAGATTCGCTCGAAATGCAAACTTGTGGGCGTTGAACAATCAGTAGATTAGCGGCATGCTGGTAGTGTTGTTAACACCTATTATTCAATTGGATCAATCGCGTCCTAACAAATCCTGCTAGACGGCACTACGAGTTGACCATCATCTTTATAATGCTTGGGGGATGGTATGGAGGCACGGCTAAGGATGTGAAACGTCGATGGACTAGAAACGATTTGGATGGTTTGAACATCAGGAATATCATACTAATGTCATAATTCGAGTACCATAATTTTATATTTAGCTTGTGCTCTCTAGCTAGGATTTCTCTGGGGATGAAGATGGCCGCAACCATATTAATCGTTGATGATGAAGCCGCAATTCGCGAAATGCTGGGATTTGCCCTTACCCAGGAGGGGTATCATTATCAGGTGGCTGCCGATGGGGAGCAGGCATGGCAGCAGATCAACGAGTTCCGCCCGGATCTTATTTTGTTGGATTGGATGTTGCCGGGGATTAGCGGCGTGGATTTGGCCCGCCGCCTTAAGCGGGAACCCAGTACGCGAGAGCTCCCTGTGATCATGCTAACTGCCCGCGATGAAGAGGAAGATAAGGTTCGGGGCCTCAATGTGGGCGCCGATGATTATATTACCAAGCCCTTTTCACCAATGGAACTGATAGCCCGAATAAAAGCGGTGCTGCGGCGGAGTGCGCCATTGCTTAGCGGAGAGGTAATTGAAGTCAATGGGCTGAAGTTAGATCCAGACAGCCATCGCCTTAGTGTGGGAGGCGCACCCCTAGAGATGGGGCCTACGGAATTTCGCCTGCTCCACTTTTTCCTTACTCACCTAGAGCGGGTCTATAGTCGGGGGCAGCTGATTGATTACGTTTGGGGAAACAATGTGTATGTCGAGGAACGCACAGTGGATGTCCATATCCGCCGTTTGCGCAAATCCTTAGAGCCGAGCGGTCATGATGGGCTTATCCAAACCGTGCGGGGCGTAGGGTACCGTTTTTCTACTCGTTCCTAATTCCATGCGCGGAGATCTTTGGCGTTTGGGAGGAGGACTGCTACTAGCCTTGTTGCTGGGGCTCATTCTGGGGCAGGTCTTTTTTTGGCTGTTTCTCTTTACCCTGGGTTATGTGCTGTGGCAGCAGCGCCAGCTTTATTATCTTTA containing:
- a CDS encoding Fur family transcriptional regulator, with the translated sequence MSNILVPFKGPSHDHWCCIRNALAVAEKTCASRGLRLTKLRRRVLELIWDRHEPAKAYDILDQLRQEHQAAAPPTVYRALDFLLQTGLIHRVETLNAYVGCGDPDRLHIGQFLLCRRCGTVAELDAPEITGIITREAKYLGFQVDRQTVEIRGLCPQCSGD
- a CDS encoding metal ABC transporter solute-binding protein, Zn/Mn family — protein: MKFGNGIARSYLASLLAAWIGCWSPYAYTADPLPVFVSILPQKYFVERIGGQRVQVSVMVRQGQSPETYEPTPRQMAKLAQAKLYFRIGIPFENIWLERMIAANPKMEVVDCRQGISLLPVMQNHSILEAGDHHGMADPHIWTSPPLVKIMAAHIRNALIAVKPVFSSQFEKNYQAFIQDLNQLDQYIRQTLAGITHRHFMVFHPAWSYFARTYGLEEIPIEQAGKEPGAKSLAALIERGRQEGFRAIFVQKQSSRSNAELVARAIGAKVIVLDPLAEDYGRNLRHVASVLAKVLR
- a CDS encoding metal ABC transporter ATP-binding protein, which encodes MKQELAISIKDVCFSYSGPRVLEHINLEVYRGEFLGLVGPNGGGKSTLLKIILGLLRPLSGQVSVLGLSPKRGRAAIGYVPQHTVFPEDFPISVEAAVLQGRLGKTRLIGGYTREDRAFARRAMEQVEILELSACPLAALSGGQCQRVLIARALAMEPEILILDEPTAHVDLRLEENFFHLLRQLNQQMTIIVVSHDVGFISHYVNRVACLNQTLICHETAAVSGEIIKQLYGASVRMIDHTH
- a CDS encoding metal ABC transporter permease translates to MDFWEAFGHVAFLQNALIAGILAGLGCGVVGSFVVVKRIGFLAGGIAHTVLGGMGVAYYLGKSPLSGALVAALLAALLIGWVSLRWREREDTLISAFWSMGMAVGMIFISRTPGYNVDLMGYLFGNILMVSQAQLYLMAAVDGVIILTVVLFYKQFLALSFDEEFARLRGVPVTFFYLLLLCMVALTVVLLIQVVGLILVIALLMLPAAIAGQYMGSLVGMMLLASFLGMLFASTGLAIAYEPDLPAGSTIVLVTGGAYLFSTVGTGLRPRWRAQR
- the nudE gene encoding ADP compounds hydrolase NudE, whose protein sequence is MANKEPIKPQIVATKTVARTRLFRIETVDLCFANGVETRYERLRSGRHGAVLIVPLLDRETVLLIREYAVGTERYELALPKGRVETGETLFAAANRELMEEVGYGASRLTYLTSLTVAPGYIEHTTHIIVAEKLYEERRPGDEPEEIGVMPWRLAELPALLAREDCTEARSIAALFMVKEKLSL
- the cysQ gene encoding 3'(2'),5'-bisphosphate nucleotidase CysQ, translating into MSEISMLLEESDPTPLLDSILAIAVEAGEKILAIYNTNFTVAHKEDHSPLTEADLLSHKTIVQGLKKLTPGVPILSEESGEISFLERRDWRRYWLVDPLDGTREFVKRNGEFTVNIALIEDHRSILGVVYAPVMNALYYASKGQGAYQKGMDGGVTRLKVRPWKGETALVAGSRSHAGEYLKTFLDKVGNYELVSMGSSLKFCLVAEGKADIYPRFGLTSEWDTAAAQCVVEEAGGILVDLNKMPLRYNAKESLLNPSFLVIADSAGQWERFIPEAAKL
- a CDS encoding porin; the protein is MLASPSDAGTEALLELLKVLRDRGTISQNEFEALRHAAKDDKEKKVSKREQGERKTKQATVTTTNSKEKNSKKESASITLGENGLEIESRNGNFKAEIGGRLQVDAQANFNDESGPLNTHLYNGTSIRRARIHVGGTLYKDFNYKFEYDFTRAGNRPTATGITDAWLQYAHFKPFSITMGQFKEPFSLASVTSNRFITFIERPLLNNAFVEFPNPYKLGISAESYGTRWTVRTAFQTENSGRNTSISDTSYEAVGRTTFLPIYNGPTQILHLGASGAYTWVNNTFDSAAGELKNSPLIFASQPYTNVDRTPWVTTGPLTTKLGPDHKRLDRVGRFGAELAGVYGPFSFQSEYTRVNLSGIGYSGDDVLDGYYAFISYFLTGESRVYENKRGAFGRLKPKRNFDLGNGWGAWEVAVRWDQLDMNTDNVNGGNIQTATIALNWYVNPHVRFMANYGYVVDINTRAANPAIAKFNGLNPSILEFRAQIDW
- a CDS encoding OprO/OprP family phosphate-selective porin; this encodes MKFQTKDCLLYGVILICCINLFIAPAHGGTKAMLELLKILRDRGTLSQDEFEMLRNAAKAEEEEASEPRQPHNGNPEVAEQKKKPTEEVAKVHPNSLEQDSIKVKTNYKGLTVETADGDFKFGIGGRLQMDANFAGEGRTPRRSGTEIRRARINVQGSMWKIWGYRLQADFAGNYTTAIKNAYIEYTGFKPVSFILGQQKLPFTLQSWTSNNWQVFQERALLNSFIQNEVIGRRGLGFRASTYGRYWTANAGIFSESVGRMSRFRESWAPMGRVTFAPIAEATQVLHFGASAYYRNYVQEPELVFTAHPEAHLVPPLISTGVISGTEDILLLGGELSGVWGPFHAQGEYLHVKVGRKKGLPDPDFNGWYAQAGYFLTGESRSYDPTKGRYNRIHPSGIVGKGGWGAWELAFRYSTLDLTDNGILGGVENNFTVGLNWYATPSILFRANYIHAGTDFIDKATRLEGIEGGLDIYTLRGQIAF
- the phoB gene encoding phosphate regulon transcriptional regulator PhoB, which produces MAATILIVDDEAAIREMLGFALTQEGYHYQVAADGEQAWQQINEFRPDLILLDWMLPGISGVDLARRLKREPSTRELPVIMLTARDEEEDKVRGLNVGADDYITKPFSPMELIARIKAVLRRSAPLLSGEVIEVNGLKLDPDSHRLSVGGAPLEMGPTEFRLLHFFLTHLERVYSRGQLIDYVWGNNVYVEERTVDVHIRRLRKSLEPSGHDGLIQTVRGVGYRFSTRS